A window of the Myxococcus fulvus genome harbors these coding sequences:
- a CDS encoding thioredoxin family protein, giving the protein MTMRLAVGALLLLWGCATSSTTTQRATAPHARPVFLEDDWEGALREAKAGRRPLFVEAWAPWCQSCRSLRATVLTSPALGEWADRFVWLTLNTDAQSSLPFLQRYPVDTWPTLLVLEPEHGAVISRSLGAVSVPQLLGLLAQAERTFQRGHGGAEVLARADELALQGRHAEAAQSYEQALARLTVEDARRAGTVVSWLKVLSASGAAEECMRVAGRELPGLARADDRTRLLYVGMGCALDADTEEARAARDRFAEEARRGLDAPEDALSPLQRSSLFELSCEAYELAGDTAGLRGMTERWWTFLLAQARHARDAEERAALDSHRVMAAALRNRPDEALGLLERSARELPGDYNPPARLATLHAMAGRHDEALASSERALALAPRIARGTVLAGHARILLARGEGARAERLLTEALGELDSTPGMPREHLQRRALEHALKRVRASNAAPVK; this is encoded by the coding sequence ATGACGATGCGACTCGCCGTCGGCGCCCTGCTGCTGCTCTGGGGGTGCGCGACGTCCTCCACCACGACGCAGCGCGCCACGGCCCCTCATGCACGGCCCGTCTTCCTGGAGGACGACTGGGAGGGGGCGCTGCGCGAGGCGAAGGCGGGCCGGCGGCCCCTCTTCGTGGAGGCGTGGGCGCCCTGGTGTCAGTCGTGTCGCTCCCTGCGCGCGACGGTGCTGACGTCCCCCGCGCTGGGCGAGTGGGCGGACCGGTTCGTGTGGCTGACGCTGAACACGGATGCGCAGAGCAGCCTGCCCTTCCTCCAGCGCTACCCGGTGGACACGTGGCCGACCCTGTTGGTGCTGGAGCCGGAGCATGGCGCCGTCATCAGCCGCTCGCTGGGCGCGGTGTCCGTGCCCCAGTTGCTGGGGCTGCTGGCCCAGGCCGAGCGGACCTTCCAGCGCGGCCATGGGGGCGCGGAGGTGCTGGCGCGGGCGGACGAGCTCGCGCTCCAGGGGCGGCACGCCGAGGCGGCCCAGAGCTATGAGCAGGCGCTGGCGCGGCTGACGGTGGAGGACGCGCGCCGCGCGGGCACGGTGGTGTCGTGGCTCAAGGTGCTGTCGGCCTCGGGGGCCGCCGAGGAATGCATGCGGGTGGCCGGGCGGGAGCTGCCGGGACTTGCGCGCGCGGATGACCGCACGCGGCTGTTGTACGTGGGCATGGGCTGCGCGCTGGATGCCGACACCGAGGAGGCGCGAGCGGCGCGAGACCGCTTCGCGGAGGAGGCCCGGCGGGGCCTCGACGCGCCCGAGGACGCGTTGAGCCCGCTGCAGCGCTCGTCGCTCTTCGAGCTGTCCTGCGAGGCGTACGAGCTGGCGGGGGACACGGCGGGCCTGAGGGGGATGACGGAGCGGTGGTGGACGTTCCTGCTGGCCCAGGCCCGGCACGCGAGGGACGCCGAGGAGCGCGCCGCGCTCGACTCGCATCGGGTGATGGCGGCGGCGCTGAGGAACAGGCCCGACGAGGCGTTGGGCTTGCTGGAGCGCAGCGCGCGGGAGCTGCCCGGGGACTACAACCCGCCGGCCCGGCTGGCGACGCTGCACGCGATGGCGGGACGGCATGACGAGGCGCTGGCCTCGAGCGAGCGGGCCCTCGCGCTGGCTCCGCGAATCGCGCGGGGCACGGTGCTCGCCGGACACGCGCGCATCCTCCTGGCCCGTGGAGAAGGAGCCCGCGCGGAGCGGCTGCTCACCGAGGCCCTGGGAGAGTTGGACAGCACTCCCGGCATGCCCCGGGAGCATCTGCAGCGAAGGGCCCTCGAGCACGCGCTCAAGAGGGTCCGCGCGAGCAACGCCGCCCCGGTGAAGTGA
- a CDS encoding DUF1775 domain-containing protein has product MKTSLPLLLASAGLLVGTAAQAHIGTSGAGPAIEGTSYEVQFTVGHGCSGADTYRLQIRIPEGVTSVRPLDSQFGKAVVEKDASGNVKSITWTRASASEVLAADTHAHRVSLRARMPNTPFANVYFPTTQTCRDAQGQETTVEWVGTSGDHQHGTTDAGAEPQAEPAPAVFIYPARTPGWNKYTVQEHVHDLSVFKDALIVWSGKSAYSANPVTKELIASEPDTTPLTEIHPGTEIWVKY; this is encoded by the coding sequence TTGAAGACCTCACTCCCACTCCTGCTCGCGTCCGCGGGCCTGCTGGTCGGCACGGCCGCCCAGGCCCACATCGGCACCTCCGGCGCCGGTCCCGCCATCGAAGGCACGTCCTACGAAGTGCAGTTCACCGTCGGCCACGGCTGCAGCGGCGCGGACACGTACCGGCTCCAGATTCGCATCCCCGAGGGCGTCACCTCCGTGCGTCCGCTGGACTCGCAGTTCGGCAAGGCGGTGGTGGAGAAGGACGCGAGCGGCAACGTGAAGTCCATCACCTGGACCCGCGCTTCCGCATCCGAGGTGCTGGCCGCGGACACGCATGCGCACCGCGTCTCCTTGCGCGCGCGCATGCCGAACACGCCGTTCGCGAATGTGTACTTCCCCACCACGCAGACCTGCCGCGACGCCCAGGGCCAGGAGACGACGGTGGAGTGGGTGGGCACGTCCGGGGACCACCAGCACGGCACCACGGACGCCGGCGCCGAGCCGCAGGCCGAGCCCGCGCCCGCCGTCTTCATCTACCCCGCGCGCACGCCGGGATGGAACAAGTACACCGTGCAGGAGCACGTGCATGACTTGAGCGTGTTCAAGGACGCGCTCATCGTCTGGTCGGGCAAGAGCGCGTACAGCGCCAACCCGGTGACGAAGGAGCTCATCGCGTCCGAGCCGGACACGACGCCGCTGACGGAGATTCATCCCGGCACGGAAATCTGGGTCAAGTACTGA